The segment ttgttttgttttttagatgAATTAGAAAAACTGGTTCCTGATTTCCCCTGAATTCATTTAGCCCTGCTTGTGAAATTCTAATATAAGTGCTTCTGAGTGTATGTAGTACACAAAAACAGTACACCTCTCCAAATGTCATGGTGCACTAGAAGTGACAACGCTTTCGAAACTAACTGATTTCTTCCTTGCGCTTGGAACTTCTCCCTAAAGTCGAACGTTAATCGATTCTGTCGTCATAAAACTGTGAACGTTTGAATTGGAAGTTGTGGATTTTTCTTTGCTGCTTCAacgaaaaattcaaaatatatttccctACACAGGATATCCTGAGTTCCACTTAActttctaaaaacaaaattaagccatttttgaataaatgaaatttacctttaaatatatcgGCTCCTAATTGTAAGGATTCCTCGTTTATAGTATAACGTCAGACAGCCAACTGGTAAATGGTATTACGATAAAAATCCAGATATCTGGGTATTCCTGGGTGAATATGGGTCCTATCAATATTGGTGAAATGAAAGTTCTTCGTCAGTAGTGTTTGGTATTGGCAAATTACTGGTATAAAATAAGTTTTACCCTGGGTATACCGACTCCGAAACTAGAAGCAGCAGTATGTTGATCTTGTACCTACTCTTTGCGATAGCCTACTGATTTTACTGGTAGAGCATCATGTACATTTTGGTTCAAGTAACCAAATAAatcatgattttatttgattcatAACTCTTGAAAGCTGGGAAAAAACTAACATGGCGAtaatattttagcattttttattttcgtagtAGTAGCGGTATGTAGTGTTCAATACATCATTTACCaagtacttgcacagaaccacagTGGCgttcagaaaaatatttattagctTGTTTGCAGCCATGACATATGTAAGGTCATGACATGAAGTCCCGGCTCTGAAAAATCCTCATTTTCTTCGTCATTACGAAGACTGAAACAATACAGCTAGTTAGCCTCTCGATAAGAAACCGCgcaatatttcattttacttaatttcaGTCTTACGTAACATCCTTATATATTAATGTTCAAAAAGTGCCTTAACTGGTAATTAATGATTGATTTAATAGGCTGTCACATATGTCATCATATCACTTTCCAAGAAGCAACAATATTCATTACTTCATTCTCTGCAGTTTTGAATAGTGGATTTATTTAATGAATGCTTGCTTACCCACCTATGTTTCAGaattaatatagtatttctcttttTCGTCAATTTTAATTCTATGTTAGGACTGGAAAAAACATGTAAAGAATGCGCAGAAGAAACCCGCGACCCACTGGTGGCCTGATTTGTTGGCAGACgtacgatgatggctaatttcaacattaaataaaatgcCAACTACAGAACCTAGACgggtgcaatttggtatatttcatgactggagggtggacgatcaatataccaatttccagccctccagcctctgtaacttttaagatctgagggtgggcagaaaaagtgtggatggaCAGACAACTAAAAATTAGTCACCTTTTTCCTTACGAGGGAGTGTGCACAACCagattattttttccttcttcagaTATGTAAACTTCCCCCATGGAAATATTTCAGATGAATTGTTTGAGTAAAGTAATTCTACGTAAGATTCGTTGTATTAATGACATAATACTATTacttataatattattacttcGATTGACTTTAGAGTATATTCAGAATCATAGAGTTTTTTATTTGGCAGTATAGCAAAATTCATTGCAGAGATAGCCAGCGTATGTAACAATTATTTCTTTCTAATCATTTGCACTGATTCATCAAAAACAATACGGATGTTatcttttccaatatattttggGGACTTAGTACTAATAATTTTAATGCACCGTTGACATTACAAGTGTCATTTATATAAGCTAAAATATCAACTGGTGCCTTTGGAATGACGAGTAAATCCATGAACTTATAATCATATGCTTGTCCAACTATCGACTAAAATGGATAAAtaacaatttttgttttcttaatcatttatgatttatttccataaattagatataaatatccTTAAAACTTGTACAGTCGTTTCGTTCGTTCTTGTAGACCTTCAAGGATTCGGTTTCCCGATTTACTTGGATTCGTTGGAGTCAGGGGCGGCATAGAACCTCCTGGGAGCCTCACGAGACTCGAAGGATTCGTCGGAGTCGGGGAACTGAGCCTCACCGGAGTAGGTGACCTCAGCAACATATCCATCATCGCCGTCGACGTGGAAGGCCACCTTCTGCAGGCGACCGTCGGGGAGCTGGACGTAGTAGGATCCCTGGGTGTTCTCACCGTCGCGGGCTTCCTGGTGTCCGAATTCGTTGCTGGAAGAGTCGTCGCTCACGGCCCAGTTGAAGTTGTATTTGGCTTCGCCGGACTCGAAGGACTCGAAGGATTCCCGGGAGGCGGACGAGACCTGTTAAACGAGCAGAAACAGATTACCATTTGATCCTGAATATTAAAGTCAGTATTTGCCAGATAGTTTTCAAATAAAATCCAAAGATATTTATGCAATATTTTGAAGGATTTCAAAGGATAATACTCACCCTTGGAGGAGCATATCTGTATCTCTCGAAGCTGTCGTCAGAAGCAACCAGGGCAGCCAAACCCAACACAACCAAGATAACCTGGAAATATAATTGTAAGAAATTCTATAGAGACATAATTCTAAATTCAGTATACTGAAAGTAAAGAAACATTAACAATGATGTTATAGTTTTTATCATCTATCCAAATCAATAAGGAAAACTGTCTTATACTTATGTTACGACCCATAATCTTTAAAATGTTTCTCTAGTGTTGTCAAATGTATATGAGTTTGTCCTGAACAGATGTGACAACGAGAATAATTACCTGACACGACCCAATACAAAATTCATTTACTCACAAGTACCAAAAAACTTAAAACCTATCACCCaatttgcatattatatatcCACCTACAATTGTTTTAAAACCAACCAAATCACTTTAGAACTACCTTAGAAACCATGTTGTTTAAACGAAGCCTAAAAGTGACTGTTAACATATCCTGGTCACTCGCCCAATATATATATGCGCTCAGGTCAGGTGGGCGGGGCTATGCGTTTGTGTGACCCagcgagtttctttttttttccgaaatGTTGCTTCATAAGATTAGTCAATCTCTGAACTCGAGGACACTAAAATGAGAGCAATATTTAGAAGAGATTGTCTAGCTAGAAGATGGACAAGGTTAGAGACGAATAGAGTCAATTAGATCTTTTCTGGTTTTGTTTTAAACCAGCACAGGTGAGTTTAATTAGCATTGGTAATACAGACTACAAGtctagaattttgaaaaaaatggtaCGAAATTGTAATATACCTCTCAATGATAATGGAAAAGGCAATATTTAGAGGAGAATGTTTAGGTAGAAGATGGACGACGTTAGAGAGGAATAGAGTCAGTTATATTATGTTACTTGTCTGATTTTTTGTAATTAGCACAGGTCAGTTTAATGATTATTGGTGATACAGGCTAAAACACATATTTGAGAAGAATGGGTGAGTATAATGATCATTGGTAATGCAAACGAAAACACATCAGTTTGTGAAGAATGGTACGAAATTTCAATATACTGTTAATTGAAAATGTATAACAATAGATAAatattgattaaatttttttttttatccggtaCGAAATTTCTGGTAAATCGTCCAAAACagagaaaattttaataaatgaacaattctgtaatttacttatattttttactatttatctataaatttcttaatttaattttctttaactgaaaaattatattaaaacttATGTGACCATCTGAACGTTGATTAACATAAGTAATTTGTCAAACTCCTTTCAATCCCAATTCTAGGTTCAGAGTAAAATGGTTCTGATATCTATTGTAGAGGAGTAAAGGACAGTGCAGTGACACAGGTGGTATCTTGAACCTTTCGTTTCCTCATCATGATTCTTTTGTAATTTGGAACTTGAAGGTCTGTTTCATTATTTTCGAAATTATGTAatgtaaaatttcataaaatcataaaaataagaagTGTATGAATATTGCAGACTAATTAGGGGGATCTTGACACAATATTTTAAATCAATTGGTTCAGCCATTCTTGATTTTTAGGAAAAACTGATTTGGCTAATAttgatactaatattattatcattgttatcattattattattggtgtagtTCACTGTTGCGCCAAGGCCattaaatgacaaaatattaGAAACTGTTTGGCTAATTAGAGTATAATTAAAAATATCCATTGAAAGTACATAAGTTACCTTTCAAACGATATATCTGGATttgtgtttttaatgttttacattttttggctCTGTGACCTTGAAAAAAGGTCAGTGTCATGATCATTCGGACCACGAGATCAGGGATTCGATGACAAAGTGGGATTGGTAatctaataagtaataataataataatataactaaagtaatgaataaaataaaataaataaaattaaataataaaataatgagtgatactttcttcttgagtatcactcattgatgtcgtaataccatgggacaccagagttgaagagaaagagggaaaagggatggataagtatcaagatctgaaaatagaaatagaagaatatgggatatgccagtggaaattgtacccataatcataggagcactaggcacgatcccaagatccctgaaaaggaatctagaaaaactagaggctgaagtagctccaggactcatgcagaagagtgtgatcctaaaaacggtgcacatagtaagaaaagtgatggactcctaaggaggcaggatgcaacccggaaccccacattataaataccacccagtcgaattggaggactgtgatagagcaaaaaaaaaaaaaaaataaaaaaaaaaataataataataataataataataataataataataggtgtgTTAAGACATCAACGCAGGAAACTGGTGCAAAGCCTGCCGCCTCGCCAAGAAACACACGAACAGGGGTGACCTGGGCCAGGATTATCCTgacctgaccaacacttagaaGAATCCGCTTTGTTACCAGTtttcctgcatatatatacatatatataaatacatactatatatatatatatatatatatataatatatatatatatatatatatattatatatatatatatgttaccaccACGAAGACACCTCTCTGGAGTGGCGTTTAAAGGTCCACCCTCTTGCCAGTTTTCTGAACCAACAACTTTACACACGTGAGGGACAGACCTCTGAATGTCTTTGGGACgaaccctgaggctataattataagattatagggattgtttttcatttcatttccaggtattttCAATCTCTCGCATATTTCGGTCCGCTTCGGATTTGTCCTCTGTCCATCTCTTCTCCACAACCTATGAACGATAACATACTTTTCTTCATCTCTTTTGTTTACAAAGACTTACCGTTCTACGTATAGCCCAGTTATTGTAAAAACAAGTTTTCAAAATGTTGATAAACAATGTTAATGAGGACATGAGAGGTATCGTGATTGCTTTGCAAAAGGGTGATGTGGCATATGATGATTTTGATCTtccagcaaagagagagagagagagagaaatgtctccAAAAATACCGTGACCACCGAAAGTGCCCCTGGAGAAAGTCTTCAAGCTGCTTATATGTGGTTTTAAAAGCACATGGAGCTGCAGGACTGATGAGGGATTCAGAGTAGTATCTGAAAGTCTCTCCTTATCATTTTAACtctgtgcataaatatttttagcaCTACAGTGGCTTTTAGTTctcatttgataataataataattctaataatcttactttaatgggcgttatgtctggcCATCCGTCCATCTGCCATTCAATCACggtcaaacggctggtccgatgggcatgaaacttggcagggttatagtggtgacccctaacatggttttataatggggtttcatcctactttGCCCGCCCCTCCCCACCGAAGGGGGTGcgaggtgagaagggattccctgaaacggagctggtctgcccgtgaaacggggctggctatgtCCGTAGACATAGTTACAtcacgaatttatcatacataatttctgtatacatatgtttgctataaataataatagtgactACATTTTTTGTTTGGATCTATGGAGTGAATgtaatttttcattcatatttgtaAAGTATTCGCCTTGTAGTCCTCATGGAATTCAAACAATTTTTCAGAAATCGTCAATAAATATAATGGCCAAGTTTCTATCATTTCTAGTTTTAGATTCAAAGAAATTTCGAAGCATTTCTCGTGCTCAGTATCtgcaaa is part of the Macrobrachium nipponense isolate FS-2020 chromosome 15, ASM1510439v2, whole genome shotgun sequence genome and harbors:
- the LOC135227120 gene encoding pro-resilin-like, coding for MLTVTFRLRLNNMVSKVILVVLGLAALVASDDSFERYRYAPPRVSSASRESFESFESGEAKYNFNWAVSDDSSSNEFGHQEARDGENTQGSYYVQLPDGRLQKVAFHVDGDDGYVAEVTYSGEAQFPDSDESFESREAPRRFYAAPDSNESK